One genomic region from Ammospiza nelsoni isolate bAmmNel1 chromosome 13, bAmmNel1.pri, whole genome shotgun sequence encodes:
- the WWOX gene encoding WW domain-containing oxidoreductase isoform X5, producing the protein MRRELQLPWCRGAGRKPGAPAERGRAEPMAALKYAGLEDTDSEEELPPGWEERTTKDGWVYYANHLEEKTQWEHPKSGKRKRVAGDLPYGWEQETDENGQVYFVDHINKRTTYLDPRLAFTVEDNPVKPTTRQKYDGNSTAMEILQGRDLSGKVAIITGANSGIGFETAKSLALHGACVILACRSPARGEAAVQRILEEWKTRSNRGSSTGSELRLRTSAL; encoded by the exons ATGCGGCGGGAACTACAGCTCCCGTGgtgccgcggggccgggcggaaGCCGGGCGCgccggcggagcggggccgcgcCGAGCCCATGGCCGCGCTCAAGTACGCGGGGCTGGAGGACACGGACAGCGAGGAGGAGCTGCCGCCGGGCTGGGAGGAGCGCACCACCAAGGACGGCTGGGTTTACTACGCCAA ccacctagaagaaaaaacacagtgGGAACATCCTAAGTCTGGGAAGAGGAAACGTGTTGCAGGAG ATCTGCCATATGGATGGGAGCAGGAGACTGATGAAAATGGACAAGTCTATTTTGTAGA CCACATAAACAAAAGGACTACCTACCTTGACCCAAGACTGGCTTTTACAGTAGAAGATAACCCAGTAAAACCCACTACTAGACAAAAATATGATGGGAACAGTACTGCAATGGAAATTCTGCAGGGCCGTGACTTGAGTGGCAAAGTGGCAATAATCACAGGAGCCAATTCAGGAATAG GTTTTGAAACTGCCAAGTCCCTGGCCCTGCATGGGGCGTGTGTGATCCTGGCCTGCAGGAGCCCGGCGCGAGGCGAGGCGGCCGTGCAGCGCATCCTGGAGGAATGG